The sequence CCCTGACCCCGGCCGGTCGGCTTCACTCCCCCCCCCCCGACGCACGTACAGCGATCCAGCGATCCAGCGTTCCAGCGATACGGAGACACCCCATGAGCGCCTACACCGCGCTGAGCCAGGCCGGGTACCGGGCCTACACCCGCGACCGCACCACCCTCTTCTTCACCTTCGCCTTCCCGCTGATCTTCCTGGTCGTCTTCGGGCTGATCTTCCACGGCCAGACGGTCGAGGAGAGCGGCAAGCCCTACATCAACTACATCGCGCCCGGCGTGCTGTCCTGGGGCGTCGCCAACGCCGCCGTCTTCGGCGTCGGGTTCGTGCTCATGCAGTGGCGGCGCGACGACATCCTCCGGCTGATCCGGATGACGCCCACCCCGGTGTCCGCCGTCCTCGCCTCCCGCTACGTCCTGGCCCTGGCCATCGGGGCCGTCCAGGCGGCCCTCTTCGTCGCCGTGGCCCTGCTGCCCTCCTTCGGGCTGCGGCTGGACGGCCGCTGGCCGCTCGCCCTGCCCGTGCTGGT is a genomic window of Streptomyces sp. YPW6 containing:
- a CDS encoding ABC transporter permease, with translation MSAYTALSQAGYRAYTRDRTTLFFTFAFPLIFLVVFGLIFHGQTVEESGKPYINYIAPGVLSWGVANAAVFGVGFVLMQWRRDDILRLIRMTPTPVSAVLASRYVLALAIGAVQAALFVAVALLPSFGLRLDGRWPLALPVLVLGITAFLALGVIVGSYAKTPEAVAAVANCLMIPMAFLSGSFFPLDAMPGWMQSLSRILPLRYLNDGISGALTGDGSLTDIGVACAVLAGFALVLGAVALKTFRWSDKS